From Pigmentibacter ruber, a single genomic window includes:
- the accB gene encoding acetyl-CoA carboxylase biotin carboxyl carrier protein has protein sequence MVDVNKIEKLMSLMAKHGFDVVQAESSGEKISLARNVTQASLFNPTVQPTLPTNSIALASKNVQVSTDNTSEQESTFQQINNKEEKVTKKLPDGITITSPFVGTFYRSSNPDAAPFVDLGAKIRKGQTLCIVEAMKLMNEIEAEIDGEIVAILVENAKPVEFGTPLFIVAPAM, from the coding sequence ATGGTTGATGTAAATAAAATTGAAAAGTTAATGTCTTTGATGGCTAAGCATGGATTTGATGTGGTGCAAGCAGAATCTTCTGGTGAAAAAATTTCTTTAGCAAGAAATGTAACACAAGCTTCCCTCTTTAATCCCACAGTACAGCCAACTTTACCAACAAACTCCATAGCATTGGCTTCAAAAAATGTGCAAGTTTCAACGGATAATACTTCTGAGCAAGAATCTACATTTCAACAAATCAATAATAAAGAAGAGAAAGTTACTAAAAAACTGCCAGATGGTATCACAATTACAAGCCCATTTGTGGGTACTTTTTACCGTTCTTCCAACCCAGATGCTGCACCATTTGTTGATCTTGGGGCAAAAATTAGGAAAGGACAAACTCTTTGTATAGTTGAGGCTATGAAATTAATGAACGAAATAGAAGCTGAAATAGATGGAGAGATAGTTGCTATTTTAGTTGAAAATGCAAAACCTGTAGAATTTGGAACTCCTTTATTTATTGTTGCTCCAGCTATGTAA
- the efp gene encoding elongation factor P yields MYDTRDFRRGLKVLMNNDPWVIVDFQHVNPGKGAAFTRTKVKNLRTGQVVEHNIKSGDKLEKPDVEERSMQFLYNDADGYNFMDTANYEQISLTNLEVGDTKNYLIENSVIKVVFFNNKPIGVETETFVELKVVETAPGVRGDTATGGSKPAKLETGLVVSVPFHINEGDILRIDTREGVYVDRVNRK; encoded by the coding sequence ATGTATGATACCCGTGATTTTAGAAGAGGTCTCAAAGTTTTAATGAATAATGACCCTTGGGTAATAGTTGATTTTCAACATGTCAATCCTGGAAAAGGAGCCGCTTTTACTAGAACTAAGGTTAAAAATTTAAGAACTGGACAAGTTGTTGAGCACAATATCAAAAGCGGTGACAAATTAGAAAAACCAGATGTTGAAGAAAGAAGCATGCAGTTTCTTTATAACGACGCAGATGGCTATAATTTTATGGATACAGCTAATTATGAACAGATTTCTCTTACAAATCTTGAAGTTGGCGATACAAAAAACTACTTAATAGAAAATTCCGTAATCAAAGTTGTATTTTTTAATAATAAACCAATAGGGGTTGAAACTGAAACATTTGTAGAGTTGAAAGTAGTTGAAACTGCTCCTGGTGTTAGAGGTGATACAGCCACTGGAGGCAGTAAGCCAGCTAAATTAGAAACTGGATTGGTAGTAAGTGTTCCTTTTCATATCAATGAAGGGGATATACTAAGAATTGACACACGTGAGGGTGTCTATGTTGATAGGGTAAACAGAAAATAG
- a CDS encoding YdcF family protein, whose translation MDSNKEIVAWDLDLKNYLKDFSYDAGFPIVILLICCIFLWLCIAKKITKILITFSTLLIVIFCFRKTPDILLKPLLILSEQKENKENSLIISNILPNCINQASAIVVLGGGIFQENLPSTNSQIRLMGLSQLLLIMNSSGTKKSQIPIVLTGGQTNKYIKQSEADAMKVFLNYFLKKNSYLKIITEEESKNTYQNSAYVKKIFTENKIEKKIILITNDFHMLRAKKTFENQNFTVCPVPIISQSSSGSGVFNFNNALTSVTFMNEYFGILGYAWKGWLKF comes from the coding sequence ATGGATAGTAACAAAGAAATAGTGGCATGGGATTTGGATTTAAAAAATTACTTGAAAGATTTTTCCTATGATGCAGGGTTTCCAATAGTTATTTTGTTAATTTGCTGTATTTTTTTATGGTTATGTATAGCTAAGAAAATAACAAAAATTTTAATAACTTTTTCAACATTATTAATTGTAATATTTTGCTTTAGAAAAACTCCTGATATTCTCTTAAAACCGTTACTAATTTTAAGTGAACAAAAAGAAAATAAAGAAAACAGTTTAATAATATCAAATATTCTTCCTAATTGTATAAATCAAGCTAGTGCTATTGTAGTGCTTGGAGGGGGAATATTTCAAGAAAACTTACCTTCAACTAATTCACAAATACGTTTGATGGGGCTGTCTCAATTACTGCTAATAATGAATTCTAGTGGAACAAAAAAATCACAAATACCTATAGTATTAACTGGTGGTCAAACAAATAAATATATCAAACAAAGTGAAGCAGATGCTATGAAAGTTTTTTTAAACTATTTTTTAAAAAAAAATAGTTACCTAAAAATAATCACAGAAGAAGAAAGTAAAAATACATATCAAAATTCAGCGTATGTAAAAAAAATCTTTACTGAAAATAAAATTGAAAAAAAAATTATATTAATAACTAATGATTTTCATATGCTAAGAGCAAAAAAAACATTTGAGAACCAAAATTTTACAGTTTGTCCAGTACCTATTATTTCACAAAGTTCTTCTGGTTCAGGCGTCTTTAACTTCAACAATGCACTAACATCTGTAACTTTTATGAATGAATACTTTGGGATTTTAGGTTATGCTTGGAAGGGATGGTTAAAATTTTAA
- a CDS encoding ribonucleotide-diphosphate reductase subunit beta codes for MLINEIRPQLMPFNYPWAWDEFKNLCKNHWLPQEISMASDIAQWKNMGYLTTDERHLIKKILSFFANTDVLVGDNIIMAIYKHITNPECRQYLTAQAFQESIHSWSYSHIVESLSMDQQEVFGEFKKVGTIKDKHDFQAQFFEGILNEGFTTKTKEGRALFLKNLCAYYVGMEGMQFYSAFVLLLNFKRRNLLVGTSEQLEYIVRDESLHCRFGTKLINQYILENEDIWTPELQAEVRQNIEHVVELEDAFVADALPRDILGLSKAQFAKYIRYIADRRIESIGLEPIYGEEETPFPWMNEIMDLPKEKNFFETRVTEYQTGFGLEW; via the coding sequence ATGCTGATTAATGAAATAAGACCACAATTAATGCCTTTTAATTATCCATGGGCATGGGACGAATTTAAAAATTTATGCAAAAACCATTGGCTACCGCAAGAAATATCTATGGCATCAGATATCGCTCAGTGGAAAAATATGGGCTATTTAACAACTGATGAAAGACATCTTATCAAGAAAATTCTAAGTTTTTTCGCAAATACAGATGTTCTTGTTGGTGATAATATTATTATGGCCATTTATAAGCACATCACTAATCCTGAATGCAGACAATATTTAACTGCCCAAGCTTTTCAAGAAAGTATTCACTCTTGGAGTTATTCACACATTGTTGAATCACTTTCTATGGATCAACAAGAAGTATTTGGAGAGTTTAAAAAGGTAGGAACAATTAAAGACAAACATGACTTTCAAGCGCAATTTTTTGAAGGTATTTTAAATGAAGGTTTTACTACAAAAACAAAGGAAGGTAGAGCTTTATTTTTAAAAAATTTATGCGCATATTATGTTGGTATGGAAGGAATGCAGTTTTATAGTGCTTTTGTATTGTTACTTAATTTCAAGAGAAGAAATTTGTTGGTTGGAACATCAGAACAGCTAGAATATATCGTGCGTGATGAAAGCTTACATTGCAGATTTGGAACTAAACTAATTAATCAGTATATCTTGGAAAATGAAGATATTTGGACACCAGAGCTACAAGCAGAGGTCAGACAGAATATTGAGCATGTTGTGGAATTAGAAGACGCGTTTGTTGCCGATGCTTTGCCAAGAGATATTTTAGGTCTTTCAAAAGCACAGTTTGCTAAATATATCCGTTATATTGCTGACAGACGTATCGAAAGTATAGGTTTAGAACCTATATATGGTGAAGAAGAAACACCTTTCCCATGGATGAATGAAATAATGGATCTTCCAAAAGAAAAAAACTTTTTTGAAACACGAGTTACAGAATACCAAACAGGCTTTGGTTTGGAATGGTAA
- a CDS encoding ribonucleoside-diphosphate reductase subunit alpha, whose product MSFLRHVTPFICMVSTTCLFVDFKMCCSDTPSGDLFMAITTYRPYHPKVNFSELSFPNVDFNSSLQNIILDVRPCIEQGREYSYIAASLLSEQLRLEVLQTIGLESTQTNLPEEEKFYPTLMQYVKFGTEFGQLTNRLRELDLEYLNSCIKHERNYLFDYLGAHTLYDRYLLHKKGMRYETLQHFWMRVAMGVALAEGNAQEATKHAAEFYDVISQMLYVPSTPTLFNSGTNHSQMSSCFLTTTQDDLLDIYRQYSDNAMLSKYAGGLGNDWSNIRASGSWIKGTNGRSQGVIPFIKVQDSSTIAVNQGGKRKGAVCAYLETWHLDIEDFLELRKNTGDERRRTHDMNTANWIPDLFLERVEANKEWTLFCPSETPDLHDLYGDNFKKAYLDYELKADQGKIQNFRKVSALQLWRKILTMIFETGHPWVTFKDPCNLRSAQRHVGVVHSSNLCTEITLNTNAEETAVCNLGSINLKAVFLSENPGKTLEYAVRVGMRMLDNVISENFYPIKSAERANHRHRPVGLGFMGFQDVLYLKKIPYAKPEAMWIAENIAEQISYYAIKASSLLAKERGSYSTFNGSSWSKGLVPKDTITELGSHVTLPKAPDYFQSNNGEMLPCQELLKSDGFNLNLNWDELRNNVAQGMRNSLCLAVAPTATISNISNCTQSIEPTYKNLYVKSNMGGEYTIINEYLIDDLKNLGLWNSDLARELKLNDGSLTTLELPEHIKELYKTAFDIEPEQLIRCAALRQVYIDQAQSLNLYMSAPSGKKIDEMYRYAWHSGLKTTYYLRTKAATSVEKSSIVAKKKDIKPTEIKACSIENPECESCQ is encoded by the coding sequence GTGAGTTTTTTGCGGCATGTAACACCATTCATTTGTATGGTTTCTACTACTTGTTTGTTTGTTGATTTTAAAATGTGCTGTTCTGATACACCATCTGGAGATTTATTCATGGCAATAACTACTTATAGACCTTATCATCCAAAAGTGAACTTTAGTGAGTTAAGTTTTCCAAATGTGGACTTCAATTCATCATTACAAAATATCATTCTTGATGTGCGTCCATGTATTGAACAGGGTAGGGAATATTCATATATTGCCGCTAGTTTACTATCGGAACAATTACGTTTAGAAGTACTCCAAACAATTGGTTTAGAATCAACACAGACAAATTTGCCAGAAGAAGAAAAGTTTTATCCGACTTTAATGCAATATGTAAAATTTGGTACAGAGTTTGGACAACTTACAAATCGTTTGCGTGAGTTGGATTTAGAATACTTAAATTCTTGTATTAAACATGAAAGAAATTATTTATTTGATTATCTAGGCGCACATACTCTTTATGATCGCTATCTGCTGCATAAAAAGGGAATGCGTTATGAAACCTTGCAGCATTTCTGGATGAGAGTTGCTATGGGTGTTGCTTTGGCAGAAGGCAACGCACAGGAAGCAACAAAACACGCAGCTGAATTTTATGATGTTATTTCTCAAATGTTGTATGTTCCAAGCACTCCAACTTTATTTAATTCAGGAACAAATCATTCACAGATGTCGTCGTGTTTTTTGACTACAACTCAAGATGATTTGCTCGATATCTATCGACAATATTCTGATAATGCAATGCTTTCCAAGTATGCAGGAGGCTTAGGAAATGATTGGAGTAACATTAGAGCAAGTGGAAGTTGGATAAAAGGGACAAATGGTCGCTCGCAAGGAGTTATTCCTTTTATCAAAGTCCAGGATTCCTCAACCATTGCAGTGAATCAAGGTGGAAAAAGAAAAGGTGCTGTTTGTGCATATTTAGAAACATGGCATTTGGATATCGAAGATTTTCTTGAACTTAGAAAAAATACTGGGGATGAACGTCGGCGTACACATGATATGAATACAGCAAATTGGATTCCGGATCTTTTTCTTGAGCGGGTGGAAGCAAATAAAGAGTGGACTTTATTTTGTCCTTCAGAAACACCTGATTTACATGATTTATATGGTGATAACTTTAAAAAAGCTTACTTAGATTATGAATTAAAAGCAGATCAAGGCAAAATTCAAAATTTTCGTAAAGTTTCTGCGCTACAATTGTGGCGAAAAATATTAACAATGATTTTTGAAACTGGTCATCCATGGGTAACGTTTAAAGATCCATGCAATTTACGTAGTGCTCAACGACATGTAGGTGTTGTGCACAGTAGTAACTTATGTACAGAAATTACATTAAATACAAATGCTGAAGAAACAGCTGTTTGTAATTTGGGATCAATCAATTTAAAAGCTGTATTTTTATCTGAAAATCCAGGAAAAACTTTAGAATACGCCGTACGCGTAGGTATGCGTATGTTGGATAACGTAATTTCTGAAAATTTTTATCCCATTAAATCTGCCGAAAGAGCTAATCACAGACATAGACCTGTAGGTTTGGGATTTATGGGATTTCAGGATGTTTTGTATCTAAAGAAAATTCCTTATGCAAAACCAGAAGCAATGTGGATTGCAGAAAATATAGCAGAACAAATTAGTTACTATGCAATAAAAGCCTCCTCTTTATTAGCAAAAGAAAGAGGAAGTTATTCCACCTTTAATGGCTCTTCTTGGTCAAAAGGATTAGTACCAAAAGATACCATAACCGAATTAGGATCGCATGTAACATTACCAAAAGCTCCAGACTATTTTCAAAGTAACAATGGAGAAATGTTACCTTGTCAAGAACTATTAAAAAGTGATGGTTTTAATTTGAATTTAAATTGGGACGAGTTACGAAATAATGTAGCACAAGGAATGCGCAATAGTCTTTGTCTTGCCGTAGCACCAACAGCAACTATATCAAATATTTCCAACTGTACTCAGTCTATAGAACCAACATATAAAAACTTATATGTAAAAAGTAACATGGGTGGTGAATATACAATAATAAATGAGTATCTTATTGATGATTTAAAAAACTTAGGTCTATGGAATTCTGATTTAGCTCGTGAATTAAAATTAAATGATGGATCTTTAACAACCCTAGAGTTACCTGAACATATAAAGGAACTTTATAAAACAGCTTTTGATATTGAACCAGAACAATTGATACGTTGTGCAGCATTACGCCAAGTTTATATTGATCAAGCACAAAGCCTTAATTTATACATGTCGGCTCCAAGTGGAAAGAAAATTGATGAAATGTATCGTTACGCTTGGCATAGTGGATTAAAAACAACTTATTATTTAAGAACAAAAGCTGCCACAAGTGTTGAAAAATCTAGTATTGTAGCTAAAAAGAAAGACATAAAACCGACTGAAATAAAAGCTTGTTCAATTGAAAATCCAGAATGCGAATCTTGTCAATAA
- a CDS encoding helix-turn-helix domain-containing protein: MSDTTEILEQKTHFPHLTHNQNNTESNESFTISAEEAAEILGVNRSRLSQLTSKGIFSFEKRKIDTRNRLFYKLSDLLNHQRNQYQSSQNYFPNNQLEKTLPIEQINNNNNYLEEKPLLIEKQTLKKSFQSKNFNLKTAKELYESEQIKDKNSKINDLIINNYSHLLEIKEQINKTLKFDMKEKNNIQNKLEQLEIKTQNILNKIAILDFNMIKQNKEQNIVAIEKKVKKNWKNKTTKFIPTLPARR, from the coding sequence ATGTCCGATACAACCGAAATTTTAGAACAAAAAACCCATTTTCCCCATCTTACTCACAATCAAAACAATACAGAATCAAATGAGAGTTTTACTATTAGCGCTGAAGAAGCAGCTGAAATTTTAGGTGTCAATCGTTCAAGATTGTCACAACTCACAAGCAAAGGAATTTTTTCCTTTGAAAAAAGAAAAATAGATACTAGAAATAGGTTATTCTATAAACTAAGTGATTTACTAAATCACCAACGCAACCAATATCAAAGCTCCCAAAATTATTTTCCAAATAACCAACTAGAAAAAACATTACCAATAGAACAGATAAATAATAATAATAATTATTTAGAAGAAAAACCATTACTTATTGAAAAACAAACATTAAAAAAATCATTTCAGAGCAAAAATTTTAACTTGAAGACTGCGAAAGAATTATACGAATCAGAACAAATTAAGGATAAAAATTCTAAAATTAATGACTTAATAATTAATAATTATTCCCATTTATTAGAAATAAAAGAACAAATAAACAAAACATTAAAATTTGATATGAAAGAAAAAAATAATATACAAAATAAATTAGAACAACTAGAAATTAAAACACAAAATATACTAAATAAAATAGCAATATTAGATTTTAATATGATCAAACAAAACAAAGAACAGAATATTGTGGCAATTGAAAAAAAAGTTAAAAAAAATTGGAAAAATAAAACAACTAAATTTATCCCAACTTTACCCGCGCGTCGCTAA
- a CDS encoding ferritin family protein gives MKVTNELSSGLSSLVELNGTILQQLRIHKNMVGLWGYDKIVNIITTQKQIISQLQDTLITFMLKEEYNLDLQNLAKLNIGQTVEEIFVSDRAMAANCYELCNKIYLITNDIELNKFLEKISIQQKAYYSLMNQQLELVRQMGTQLYLATRG, from the coding sequence ATGAAAGTGACCAATGAGCTATCAAGTGGATTATCTTCTTTGGTTGAATTAAATGGCACTATATTACAACAACTTAGAATCCATAAAAATATGGTAGGACTTTGGGGTTATGATAAAATTGTAAATATTATAACCACCCAAAAACAAATTATCTCACAACTACAAGATACTCTAATTACTTTTATGCTGAAAGAAGAATATAATCTTGATCTGCAAAATTTAGCCAAGTTAAATATAGGACAAACTGTTGAAGAAATTTTTGTTTCTGATAGAGCTATGGCTGCTAATTGCTATGAACTATGCAATAAAATCTATTTAATCACAAATGATATTGAATTGAATAAATTTTTAGAAAAAATTTCAATACAACAAAAGGCTTATTATTCCTTAATGAATCAACAATTAGAACTTGTGAGACAAATGGGAACTCAACTTTATTTAGCGACGCGCGGGTAA
- the fusA gene encoding elongation factor G, whose product MTIKDLARVRNIGISAHIDSGKTTLSERILFYTGKIHKIEEVKGKSGVGATMDSMDLEREKGITIQSAATFCQWKDLWINLIDTPGHVDFTVEVERSLRVLDGAILVLCSVAGVQSQSITVDRQMRRYRVPRIAFVNKMDRAGANPYRVCQQLREKLNHNAWMAQMAIGAEDRFQGVVDLLTMKAFYFDGANGENVREEEIPVDMIEEAKSRRSDLIGALADFDDALAEKFLGDEYVSAEEAAKVMRKAVISLQFTPVFCGSAFKNKGVQNLLDAVGAYLPAPNEVSNEGLDQSNNEAPYQLKSDPNLPLVMLAFKLDETRYGQLTFMRVYQGTVRKGDMLINMASEKRVKVPRIVRLHSDEMEDIEEASAGDIVALFGVDCASGDTFTDGKINVTMASMYVPNAVISLAIAPKDKAAQTNFSKALNKFTKEDPTFRVSRDEESGETIIAGMGELHLEIYVERMKREFNCETIVGKPQVNFREALTQRAEINYTHKKQSGGSGQFARIVGYMEPLVDAGDKIYEFSDETVGGSIPRQFIPACEKGFVEQMKNGLLIGAQVVGVKLIVNDGLHHPVDSNEMAFKTCAMTGFRESYMNAKPVILEPIMKVGIEGPEEFQGTMMGLINQRRGVIMGSSGNGGYCQIEAEVPLTEMFGFSTDLRSGTQGKGEFSMEFAKYAAVPRNVQEDMVAKYKAKRAAENK is encoded by the coding sequence ATGACTATTAAAGACCTCGCCCGTGTAAGAAATATTGGGATATCTGCCCATATTGACTCAGGAAAGACAACACTTTCTGAACGTATCCTTTTTTATACTGGAAAAATCCACAAGATTGAAGAAGTTAAAGGAAAATCCGGCGTTGGTGCAACAATGGATAGTATGGATCTCGAACGTGAAAAAGGGATAACAATTCAGTCTGCTGCTACTTTTTGTCAGTGGAAAGACTTGTGGATAAACCTTATTGACACTCCTGGCCACGTTGACTTCACTGTGGAAGTCGAGCGTTCTTTGCGAGTACTTGATGGTGCAATTTTGGTTCTTTGTTCTGTTGCTGGGGTACAATCTCAGTCAATTACTGTTGACCGTCAAATGCGTCGTTATCGTGTTCCACGTATCGCTTTTGTAAACAAAATGGACCGCGCGGGTGCAAATCCTTACCGTGTTTGTCAACAATTGCGTGAAAAACTAAATCATAATGCTTGGATGGCACAAATGGCTATCGGAGCTGAAGATCGTTTTCAAGGTGTGGTAGATCTTTTAACTATGAAAGCTTTCTACTTTGATGGTGCAAATGGTGAAAATGTAAGAGAAGAAGAAATTCCTGTAGACATGATTGAGGAAGCAAAATCACGTCGTTCTGATCTTATTGGCGCACTTGCAGACTTTGATGACGCACTTGCAGAAAAATTCTTAGGTGACGAGTACGTTTCAGCTGAAGAAGCTGCAAAAGTAATGCGTAAAGCTGTTATCAGTCTACAATTTACTCCTGTATTCTGTGGTTCTGCATTCAAAAATAAGGGTGTCCAAAATCTTCTTGATGCAGTTGGTGCTTACTTGCCTGCACCTAATGAAGTTTCTAACGAAGGTCTTGATCAATCAAATAACGAAGCGCCATACCAACTTAAATCAGATCCTAATCTACCTCTAGTTATGCTTGCATTTAAATTGGATGAAACTCGTTATGGACAATTAACATTCATGCGTGTTTATCAAGGTACTGTTAGAAAAGGTGACATGTTAATTAACATGGCTTCTGAAAAACGCGTAAAAGTACCGCGTATTGTGCGCCTACATTCAGATGAAATGGAAGATATTGAAGAAGCATCAGCTGGCGATATTGTTGCATTATTCGGTGTTGATTGTGCTTCTGGTGATACATTTACAGATGGAAAAATTAACGTAACTATGGCTTCCATGTATGTGCCAAATGCGGTTATATCCTTGGCTATTGCACCAAAAGATAAAGCGGCTCAAACAAACTTTTCAAAAGCTTTAAATAAATTTACGAAAGAAGACCCTACTTTCAGAGTTTCTCGTGATGAAGAATCTGGTGAAACAATTATTGCGGGTATGGGTGAACTTCACCTTGAAATTTATGTTGAGCGTATGAAACGTGAATTTAACTGTGAAACGATAGTTGGTAAGCCACAAGTTAACTTCCGCGAAGCTCTTACGCAACGTGCCGAAATTAACTATACACACAAAAAGCAATCTGGTGGTTCTGGTCAGTTTGCACGTATCGTCGGTTATATGGAACCATTGGTCGATGCTGGTGATAAAATTTATGAATTCTCTGATGAAACTGTCGGAGGTTCTATTCCAAGACAATTTATTCCAGCTTGTGAAAAAGGTTTCGTAGAGCAAATGAAGAATGGTCTCTTAATTGGAGCTCAAGTTGTTGGTGTTAAACTTATCGTTAATGATGGTTTACATCACCCAGTGGACTCTAACGAAATGGCGTTCAAAACATGTGCTATGACTGGTTTCCGTGAGTCCTATATGAATGCTAAGCCAGTAATTCTAGAGCCAATTATGAAAGTTGGGATTGAAGGACCTGAAGAATTCCAAGGAACTATGATGGGATTAATAAATCAACGTCGTGGTGTGATTATGGGATCCTCTGGGAACGGTGGCTACTGTCAAATTGAAGCTGAAGTTCCTTTAACTGAAATGTTTGGTTTCTCAACTGACCTACGTTCAGGTACACAAGGTAAAGGTGAGTTTTCTATGGAATTTGCTAAGTACGCAGCTGTACCAAGAAATGTTCAAGAAGACATGGTTGCGAAATATAAAGCAAAGCGTGCAGCAGAAAACAAATAG
- a CDS encoding D-alanine--D-alanine ligase family protein — MALKTGNEKTIAVLFGGRSSEHEISLRSAVFILKNIPLKYKIIPVGINKNGSYRSLSGTFLSTDFSEITPEDLAIIVKGSVPSAFIGRKNTKSILLPYLEDEIKKDNPEFFYEINEQKESIRILNLDASCFFPVLHGQNGEDGRLQGLLELADLAYVGCDIRSSVIGIDKDIQKRLAKHAGVPIAKYELVEIEQFENKHAETILRIEANIGYPCFIKPNSLGSAVGTGRAKNKSELETLLKEALAFDQKALVEEPMSGTEVECAFLGNSCNPRITIAGEIATSDFYSYEEKYANTSKAELFIPARLSSERMQELRNFAKTVAVATGISGLCRIDFWNCKKTNTFIFNEINTIPGLTSISMFPKLWEYEGVNGELWIEEVIEAAYMRKQRTVKSQYGIKASL; from the coding sequence ATGGCTTTAAAAACAGGCAATGAAAAAACAATAGCTGTATTATTTGGTGGGCGCTCAAGTGAACATGAAATATCATTGCGTTCAGCTGTGTTTATACTAAAAAATATTCCTTTGAAATATAAAATTATCCCTGTTGGAATAAATAAAAATGGGAGTTATCGGAGTCTATCAGGCACATTTTTATCGACTGATTTTTCAGAAATAACACCAGAAGATTTAGCAATTATAGTAAAAGGGAGTGTGCCTAGCGCATTTATTGGTAGAAAAAATACAAAATCAATATTGTTACCTTATTTAGAGGATGAAATTAAAAAAGATAATCCAGAATTTTTTTATGAAATCAATGAACAAAAAGAAAGCATTAGAATTTTAAATTTAGATGCATCATGTTTTTTTCCTGTACTACATGGTCAAAATGGTGAAGATGGGAGATTGCAAGGATTACTTGAATTAGCCGATTTAGCCTATGTAGGTTGCGATATTAGATCAAGCGTAATTGGGATTGATAAAGATATACAAAAACGATTGGCAAAGCATGCAGGAGTACCAATTGCTAAATATGAGCTTGTTGAAATAGAGCAATTTGAAAATAAACATGCAGAAACAATACTAAGAATTGAGGCGAATATTGGCTACCCTTGCTTTATAAAACCAAATTCGCTTGGTTCAGCAGTAGGAACTGGACGAGCTAAAAATAAAAGTGAGTTAGAAACACTATTAAAAGAGGCTTTAGCCTTTGATCAAAAAGCACTTGTTGAGGAGCCAATGTCTGGAACAGAAGTTGAATGTGCTTTCCTTGGAAATTCATGTAATCCAAGAATTACAATTGCAGGTGAAATAGCAACTAGTGATTTTTACTCTTATGAAGAAAAATATGCCAACACTTCAAAAGCAGAATTATTTATTCCTGCACGCCTTTCTTCTGAGAGAATGCAAGAGCTGAGAAATTTTGCTAAAACTGTAGCTGTAGCTACTGGAATTTCTGGCCTTTGTAGAATTGATTTTTGGAACTGCAAAAAAACGAATACATTTATATTCAATGAAATCAATACGATACCTGGATTAACCTCTATCAGCATGTTTCCAAAACTTTGGGAATATGAAGGGGTGAATGGTGAGCTTTGGATTGAAGAAGTTATAGAAGCTGCTTACATGCGAAAACAAAGAACAGTTAAAAGTCAGTATGGAATTAAAGCATCTCTCTGA